The region CGAAGATCCTTGGCGCGCTGCCGGCATTGCTCCCAGTCACGGTAGTACCCAAGGGCTGCCATTTGTACTGCAATCTGTTTGTACACCTCCTCGTTGCGGTACTGTTTGTGCAGCTGACTCTGGACACTCTCATGTCCCCAAATGCTCAGGAAGTCCCgagtctccctctccccccatctGAGAGCTCGCTGAGCATGACTGAGGCTACCAACAGCTTCTGTCTGGTTACTGCCCTCAGTCTCAGTAGACTGCAGTGCCTGAATTTCTGGCAAATTTGGCATCTTAGCTGGGCTTGTGGCCCAAATCTGGGATGAACCATGACTCACTGGAGGGCCTTGGGCACATATATCAACATCAGTGCCCTCTAAAGCCATTTCTTCCTCACTGTGTCCACTGCCAGTATCATGCCACCGCCTCAGAATCACGTCCAGCTCCTCAAAGTACTGCCACATTTGCCGCCCACGCCCAGCACGCCGGTTGTGGCCCTTAGCCTCTTGGTAGCCACGCCGAAGGTCTTTCGCCCGCTGGCGGCACTGCTCCCAGTCACGCTCGTAGCCCAGGATTGCCATATCGGCCGCAATTTTCTTATAAACTTCTTCATTCCTATGCTGGTGATGCAGTAAGCTCTGGACACAGTCTTGACCCCAGAGACCTAGGAAGTCCCGTGTTTCTTTCTCCCCCCATTTGACAGCCCGTTGGGAGGGCACCTGGCTGTCTTCTGTCTCCTCACTTGACCCTGTCATCATCTCGATCTGGTCTGAGTCCTGGACATCCACCAGGCTTGCATTCTGTGCAGAGAGTCCCTCACCAGAGTCATCTGCGGACTTGTCTGCACAGCTCTGCGTGCCACTGGCATCACAGTGAGCTTCTGTCTCTGCACCCTGCCCCAGAATTGCATCCAGCTCCTCATAGTACTGGCAGACTTTTCGGCCACGAGCAGAGTGCCTGTTCTGGTCCTTGCTGTCTTTGTAGCCACGCCGGAGGTCCTTGGCACGCTGGCGACACTGCTCCCAATCCCGGCCGTACCCAAGGGCTGCCATCTCTGCTGACACCTCTTTATAGACATCCTCATTCcagtgctgctgatggagcaaCCTCTGGATGCGTTTGTGCCCCCAGATCCCAAGGAAATCCCGTGTTTCTTTCTCCCCCCAGTTGGCAGCCCGCTGAAAGACTGCCTGACCTATATCCATTCTCTCGGTAAGCCCTGCTGCCCAAATGCCACTCTGGTTCAACTCTGTAGGTTCAACTAAGCTTGCAAGGTGGAACCCTGTGGGCCCCTCCATGCTACTATCCCCACTTGAATCATCTGCTCCATCTTCTCCTTCGGATCCATTGCCCTGATCAAACAGCGGTCCAAGAATTGCATCCAACTCCTCAAAATACTGCCACACCTGTCGCCCACGTCCAGAGCGCCAGTTCTGATCCTTGACATCTTTGTAACCCCGTCGGAGGTCCTTGGCGCGTTGGCGGCACTGCTCCCAGTTGCGGGCGTATCCCATGGTGATCATTTCTGCGGCAACCTTCTTGTACACCTCCTCATTCTGATACTGATGCTGCAGCGTCTTCTGGATGCGTTCGTGACCCCAAACACTCAGAAAAGCCCgggtctctttctctccccagttGACAGCACGTTGCTTCCGGCGTAGTGATGCTCGCAAAGCCTCTGTCGCTAACAGGGACAGACAAAGAAGAAAATAGCCTAAGTTCCTGGCAGGCTGAACAGGCAGCACAGGAAACATTTTCTCTGTCTGTGGTGGAAAGACAAAACGTAGATTGTCTGCCACAAAACCTCTGGCACAAAGACTGTTCCCTGAAGGTACAAATTTAAGACACGTTGGTTTCTGTTAGCAATTTTTAGACTTCCATATAGTCAATAAAATATCTCTTTTTAAAATGGCTTCcgtggatgccaagcctgtggctgAAGGGCCTTAGGGGACTCccggaagcaaccagaagtcaccagCATGAACCAGAAATGATTTCTGGTTGAGTCAGAGAGGCCTTTTGaggaggctgaatgtggcccccagctAAATTATTGAGGTGTCGTGCCCcagcagatttaattatctgtggattttggtatctgtggggagtccAGGAACGGGCCGCAGAGGGAGAATCTGTTTACTCATTCTCATAATTTCCACTTTCAGAAAATGCATTCCACATCAAAGCTTTCTCAGTGGCAAGTTAAGCAAGTGTCATGCAGCCCCTTCACAATGCAGGGGATTTAAGAACCAGTTGTTGGGCACACTGTGGGTTGACAAGAAACTCTTGCCACAGCAGATGAGCCTTGCTGCATGGCAACTGTGTATGTTTCATTTGTGTGAGCACACCCTTGAAAACAACCAACCCACTTCTGTAGCTGCAAAACTGTTGGGTAAAGGTGGCAggaatgaggaagctgctttctaAGAAATCTTGCCTGCCACTGCCAATTATCTAGTCCATCTACGCACTGCCTTACTGCCAAAACACTCAAGGCAGATAGTGATTCATAATTATGTGTAAAATCCTAGAGGTGTAATACAAAGTAGAAAATAGGCGGGGAGAGGATAGAAATAAGCAAATCCAAGTACCAGTTCTTTCCTTCAGCTACATCATGGAGTTGTACATTGACCAAGTGAAGCAGCCAATGAGAATGACAGACAGCTGTGCTTCCAAGGAACCCTTATAGCTCCATCTTATCCTTCTGCGTCTATCCCCCCACTTCCACTGgagcagccacaccaaaaatgggcaCACGGTATCAGGCGGTGGGGGAAGGGGTCAGGAGGTTTCAGAAGCAAAAGGGGATTTAAGTCTCTTTACACTTGTGTAAGCTTCCTGCTCTGCAataggtctcttcagacctgtgctAACTATTTTGCTAGAGCAAGTCTGAatagagaaagggggcaggaaaggaggataggatccggcatgcgCCATCAACACTGGATGCACCCCCTCTCATAGCCTCCCTCTCCCCTGTtactccctgcccagtttcaaacccctcctgctccctttccactctcccccacctcttcctgcttctcctgctgacttacctgctctggagggCAGTGAGAGAGCCAACgatgcacacaggaaggctcttcCTGCCAACATCCCCTACGCAGTATGCTGCCAAAGCACCTTTTATGACTTGGGctaactgctttacagcagtcagtatCAACAAAAGAAGTGCTGTGATTATACCCAGCCCAGAAAGCCACcagtcagggtgcaatcctaaccccttccgtcggtactttccagcaccgacataagggcaatgcagctccgaggtaagggaacaaacattcccttactttgaggaggcctccgtgagtgacacccaactgcaggatgcaacacacgtcccattggcaccgctatgccagtgctggaaagcactgacaaagggttaggattgcaccctaagtctctaGGCTATACTGACAATACAGTAAAGAGCTAAGAAGACAACACTTGACATGCTGACATGCTACATCTAGACAGGGTATGAGAAAGATTCAAAATTCTAGAATTTAACATGAGGAGGGATGAATGCTTTCTAGCTGCACATCCTTTTCCTACCCGTTTCTTGTGGGTCTTGTGGCTCCTTTCCAGGGACTCCAGGTAACTCATTCTCGCTTTGTCCTTCTTCTTGAGAGGTTCCATCAAGGCCAAGCTGGGAGCTGGGCGATCCCGACAGGCTGCCTGGGTATACCATCTCTGGGGTTGTCCCCTTGACCTTCACATACATGGAAACCTATGGGACAAGTCACCTGTGGCATTATCAAGGGAGGGGACAATAAACTAAATCTAGAGATGAACAAGAAACCTTACTTCTCAGTAAGAAGTACTTCTTACTTCTCTTACCTTACTCAGAACAATGCTAGAAGCTAAGCTGACACTTCCTGACCCTAAGCAGGTTTCCTTGACTGCAACCAGTTGTGAAAAGAATAACGTTTGCAAGGAAGAATTCTTAACAGCTGTTAACAGATAGGAGCATCCCTCAGGGTCAAATGCCAAGAATATACCGTATTCATATATTTACCATTTTTACAAGCCAAGATAGCCACGCATTCATATTTGCATTGACATACCATGCTATCTTGTCCAATCCTTTATCCCATCAGAAGGTGGCTGGACAGCAAGAGGTTCCATAGGCAAGGTAGCATCCAGACTTCCAGGACTTCAGGAGGAGAGACTTCATCAAGAATGCCCAAACATCTTGGCTAAACTATTACAATATAGTATGGACAGGAGTGGCTTTGATTCGTCAGTCTACAGTCCCTTCTCATCCAGCTGTGATGATCCAACAGTATGGCAACTCCCCCCATCATTGCCCCGATGTCTTTGAGGGTTATGCTCAGTGCCTCAAAAAACCCCTTTTGAGCCATGGTGCTCTTATCCCAAACAATGAGCTTACAGTTCCACAGCACTTGGACCATGTTGCTTTGTTCTGAGATGCTGCACAGAGGTGTTTCtgccatgtaggccacaggcAATAGCACAGGAAAAATCACCCAGGCCTAAGTAATACGAAGGGTTCCATAATTCACCCTGAGTTTAGATTCACCCCTttaggcagtggtattcaaactggggcattgcaatacctcagcctgtgggtcctggcctctgcccccttaaggggcggaggcagccaggagacagggggaaggtagcGGCATGATCCACAgcattgcgccactcaggggggctgcaggggcttgagtgcgcttgcccaagcctcctgcagcctcccgggggtgcagggagcactgcgcaaccttcagcagggctccctaggTCAGGAAAAGCAAAGCGATTGCGTCCCACTCCGCAAAActagaagcggagcacaatcgttccactttcccttctgacggggctgcagggactgggatgcactcaccagtccctgcagcagccgtccctgtgtgcggggagccctgcgtgagcgcctgcacggctccccaggtcagggaaagggagagtggggcgatcgcacacATGGCTGGAGGGTCTCAAGAGAACCTCAGGGGAGGTTAGTGTGCTGAGGAAGAGGGTAGGATGTCATTGCCCAAACACGTCAAAGACCTGTTCCCAAATAtgccaaaatggggaggggggtgctctGGAAAGGACCCAATTCTCACCTGGTCTTCCCAGGGCTTGGCCTTGAAATGTCCCTCTTGGAACTCCTCTGCCAGGGCCACTGCCTGAGCACAGGTCTCCGGGTGACACTCCCCTACCCATCTCTGCATCTCTTCTGGTAAGACCTTCAAGAACTGCTCCAGGACCAGAAGCTCCAGAATTTGTTCCTTGGTCTGGCTCTCTGGCTTCAGCCAGCAACGGCCAAGTTCCCAGAGAAGACTACAAGCATCACGAGGCCCCTCAGCCTCTTGGTAGTGGAACTGCCGGAAGCGTTGGCGCCGTGCTTCAGTGCTGACAGCATCCCCTCTCAGGATGGCAGCCTTCACTTTCACATAGTCCGCAGCATCCCTGGGATCGAGGCTATTGTAGACTTGCTGGGCATCCCTATTAAGGAACCACACAAGACGGGTCACCCACTCTGCTTTCGGCCACCTGCAGACGGCGGCCACTCGCTCAAAGGTGGCTAAGTAGATCTCAAGATCAGTCCCTGGAGATAATGGGGGCAGCAGAGGGCTCTTCAGTGCAGGGTCATGCTCAGTTTCCCCCAATGCCTGTGAGGTCTTAAGCTGCTCTGGCCATTGGGGCACCTCCTCTTGGAATTTGGTAGCATATGAAGGAGCTGACCATGTTGGACAAGGCACTGCATGCTCTCCATCAAGGACATTTCCGAATTCAGGAGCTGATGGCTCGTCTGGTTCCACCTTCACCTGGGACAGCTTGGCCTGATCTTGGGGGATTACAGCTTGGAAGTCCAGTTGGTAATGGCCCTCCAGCCCAGCAGCCATCACAGGGCTCTGCTCTTCTCTCCCAGGTCTTGATGGAGGCAGCTGACTTTTCCAGGGAAGGAGGCCTACAGCTGAAgcacacattttattttaaaatataaaatgcaaagaaaaaagcTCATGCCCATACCTGCAAAGATGAACTGTCACCTCAAATTTCCTTCCCTTTCAGTCAAATATGTCATCCCTTTCTGTCACACACTGATCCAGATCCATTTGGAAGATAATTCCCATTCCTGGATTATCTTCCAAAGCAAGCTCACAGACAAAATATGGCCAGAGTAGCAGTGAGGGCGACCAGATTTGGAATTACATTTCTTTTCAAAGACCTTCAAACTTGAAAATCCTTTTTAACCATCCTGAAATTGCATTCATTCAACAAAGacatgggtgtcaaactcatttcatatagtggccGAGTTGCattcattcatggtgcctactgagggctgaaAGGGACATCATCAAGTGTGAAATGACATCATAATGCAGATGATGGCTAgatataagcactttgttctcacagaggaactcatcagctgcaaatgacagaagagaaaatgtgtaaatcttgttcatatatACTTGTCCATACATACTTGTTGATACAaaacttgttcataatttcaagatatgagaaagcccaattagcacactaggggcccaatcctattccactttccagctgcagtgcagtAGCAATGccgccctgaggtaagggaacaaatgtgcccataccttgaagaggcctctgtgactgcccccccccccactgcaggacaccccattggtacagcagcaccggccctggaaaattggataggactgggctctaggacagtgtttctcaaccagtggtacctgaggtggtgtctggtagtaatCAATGGGCCCCTGGTCACCCcaccgcctggcagtgagaccaggaacatgacacaacaaacagcggtaggaggctcaatATTGTGGACAGATCCAAAGCATGCTTtaccacacttgaaaaagccctcctgttcaccctgagactcttactggttgtatctggtctcccaacccaaaagtaactggcaatgatgtcatcagcggttacttctggtggtactttaaattaagaacataagaacataagaacagccccactggatcaggccataggcccatctagtccagcttcctgtatctcacagcggcccaccaaatgccccagggagcacaccagataacaagagacctcatcctggtgccctcccttgcatctggcattctgacataacccatttctaaaatcaggaggttgcgcatacacatcatggcttgtaccccataatggatttttcctccagaaacttgtccaatccccttttaaaggcgtctaggctagacgccatcaccacatcctgtggcaaggagttccacagaccgaccacacgctaagtaaagaaatattttcttttgtctgtcctaacccgcccaacactcaattttagtggatgtcccctggttctggtattatgtgagagcgtaaagagcatctccctatccactctgtccatcccctgcataattttgtatgtctcaatcatgtcccccctcaggcgtctcttttctaggctgaagaggcccaaacgccgtagcctttcctcataaggaaggtgccccagccccgtaatcatcttagtcgctctcttttgcactttttccatttccactatgtcttttttgagatgcggcgaccagaactggacacaatactccaggtgtggccttaccatagatttgtacgacggcattataatactagccgttttgttctcaatacccttcctaatgatcccaagcatagaattggccttcttcactgccgccgcacattgggtcgacactttcatcgacctgtccaccaccaccccaagatctctctcctgatctgtcacagacagctcagaacccatcagcctatatctaaagttttgattttttgccccaatgtgcatgactttacacttactgacattgaagcgcatctgccattttgctgcccattctgccagtctggagagatccttctggagctcctcacaatcacttctggtcttcaccactcggaaaagtttggtgtcgtctgcaaacttagccacttcactgctcaaccctgtcttcaggtcatttatgaagaggttgaaaagcaccggtcccaggacagatccttggggcacaccgcttttcacctctctccattgtgaaaattgcccattgacacccactctctgcttcctggcctccaaccagttctcaatccaggagaggacctgtcctctaattccctgactgtggagttttttcagtagtctttggtgagggaccgtgtcaaaaattggtggaccatgtgaagtagtatggctgaggacaaaccttgagaaacactgcactaggagaACCCAAgtataacaggggccagagaaaATACTTCCgggggggccacatctggcctgtggggccttatttttgacacccctgaacaaAGAATATATATAAATCTGGATTCaacaaacaaaaatgtaactGTTCCAAAGATGCAAGGATTTGAAAACGTGGATTTGCACAAAGAAACAGGGAAAATATATATGCAAGAAGATCTTGCCCCTTTTCCCCATGTGCACACTGATGACAGCATGAGACACAGCAGCTCAGAAGCAACTCTCACTTTATGTTAAATGGAGCTCACTCTGGGTGATTGTGCAAGGGATCGAAGTCTTTAAAACTGTTACATAAATAGATACTCTCAGTGGAAAGTGTTTctttaagtcagaatgccagatgtaggggagagcaccaggacgaggtctcttgttatctggtgtgctccctggggcatttggtgggccgctgtgagatacaggaagctggactagatgggcctatggcctgatccagtggggctgttcttatgttcttatgttctttggctATAGGCCCAGCCCCTCCCTGTGCTTTAGGGTGATGCACACACCTCTACCATCCCCACTTTCTCCCATTCACCGCCCAtctccacccacacacacacacacaatcttgcAATCCCCATTCACCATCACTCTCTCTTGCCCCCAGCACATGGAGAGGCAGCTCCCTTGTCTGCctctgcatccaatgcagctttcTGCATCCCCTGCAACCTGGGTAAGCCAATGCACGTGTCTATTCCACTCACCCTCCTGAAATCCAGAGGCTGCAAATCTCGAACTCcaaaccaccaccactaccccggGGTTTCCAACAGAGGAACTAGGAAAGGGGGAGCTGCCCCCTGGCGAGAACAGGGTTAATCCTCTTCCTCCTGATTGTGCTGCCGAGAGTGGTCCAAAGTCTTGTCAATCagctggggaggaagcagggttaacccttttctctctttttctgtctGCTTCTAGTCTCGCTTTCTACCCTGCTGGTGCCACGTGTTGGCATTTTCTCACGAGCTCCAATGCAGTGCAATGCAATACAGTCGTCTTTTTTTCTAGCCTCTGTTCTGGATATTGGGTCTTAACTGCCTTGCAACACGAGTAGTCGAAagcgcctctgagcatgtgcagagtgccttcacACAATAATGGACCTACGCAGTGGGATCGGGTACACCTGCAATTTAGAGATATGCGTGGCAGACCCCCATTCAGCCACTGCAGCTATTACCACCCCACATCAACATATCTCCATGCTGAGAATAGCTCTCTCTCGGGGCTGAATTTCTCCAGGTCACATAAGCTGCCAGTTGGGTCACAACTGCCCTACAACACGTGTAGTCGAAagcgcctctgagcatgtgcacagcgcCTTCACTTAATAATGGGGTGGGATCAAACAAAAAACGCAGCAACCCAATTTGCACTGATGGAGAAAACAAGCACTGGGCTCCACACGCTGTTggaagcaggctgcaatcctgtgcacactttcctgagagtaaatcccattgaacaccatggggcttacttctgagtagacatgaataggttTTTGCTATTAATGTTGCTCGCTTGGCTATCTTGAGCTGAAATAAATACAGTAGATTTATTTAGAGTCCAAGGTTGTTTGCAAAATCCTAAAAAAGTGCCTCCTGAGCGTGTGCAAAGTGAATTTCCCACTGAACCACAATTAACACACACAACACACGCATAGATAAGTGTCTGGAGACGAGACCGACTGTTCCGCCTAGAAAGATCATTCTTCCTGGCGTTGTGATTCTGGACCTGAGCTTGCGACCCCTTTCTGGACCCCTAAGCGCTGTCTTCTCCTAATTCCCCCATGTCACATGTAGTTAATTAGAAATATGGggaacactctgcacatgcccagagtaACTGCCTCCTTCATGAATTCTTCCTGGCATTGCGAACAGAGATTCTAGAACTGAGCTTAGACCCCTTCCTGGACCCCTAAGCGCTGCATTCTCTtaacccccccccatctcagatGTACGAGTTGTAGTTAATTAGAAATAAGGGGGGAACACTCTGCACGTGCCCAGAGGCACTGCCTCCTTCGCGCATTGTTCTTGGCACTGCGAACAGAGATTCTGAACCTGAGCTTGTAGACCTTCATGGACCTGTAAGCGCTGTCTTCTTCGTCCCCCCAATCTCATATGTGCGAGTTGCAGTTAATTAGAAATaagagaaacataagaacataagaacataagaacagccccacaggatcaggccataggcccatctagtccagcttcctgtatctcacagcggcccaccaaatgccccagggagcacaccagataacaagagacctcgtcctggtgctctcccctacatctggcattctgacttaacccattcctaaaatcaggaggttgcgcatacacatcatggcttgtaccccataatggatttttcctccagaaactcgtccaatccccttttaaaggcgtctaggctagacgccagcaccacatcctgtggcaaggagttccacagaccgaccacgcgctgagtaaagaaatattttcttttgtctgtcctaacccgcccaacactcaattttagtggatgtcccctggttctggtattatgtgagagtgtaaagagcatctccctatctactctgtccatcccctgcataattttgtatgtctcaatcatgtcccccctcaagcgtctcttttctaggctgaagaggcccaaacgccgtagcctttcctcataaggaaggtgccccagccccgtaatcatcttagtcgctctcttttgcaccttttccatttccactatgtcttttttgagatgcggcgaccagaactggacacaatactccaggtgtggccttaccatcgatttgtacaacggcattataatattagccgttttgttctcaatacccttcctaatgatcccaagcatagaattggccttcttcactgccgccgcacattgggtcgacactttcatcgacctgtccaccaccaccccaagatctctctcctgatctgtcacagacagctcagaacccatcagcctatatctaaagttttgattttttgccccaatgtgcatgactttacacttactgacattgaagcgcatctgccattttgctgcccattctgccagtctggagagatccttctggagctcctcacaatcacttctggtcttcaccactcggaaaagtttggtgtcgtctgcaaacttagccacttcactgctcaaccctgtctccaggtcatttatgaagaggttgaaaagcaccggtcccaggacagatccttggggcacaccgcttttcacctctctccattgtgaaaattgcccattgacacccactctctgcttcctggcctccaaccagttctcaatccatgagaggacctgtcctctaattccctgactgtggagttttttcagtagcctttggtgagggaccgtgtcaaatgccttctgaaagtccagatatataatgtccacgggttctcccgcatccacatgcctgttgaccttttcaaagaattctataaggtttgtgaggcaagactttcccttacagaagccatgctgactctccctcagcaaggcctgttcatctatgtgttttgagatcctatctttgatgaggcattccaccatcttacccggtatggatgttaggctgaccggcctatagtttcccgggtcccccctctttccctttttaaaaataggcgtgacatttgctatcctccaatcttctggcaccgtggccgttttgagggacaagttgcataccttagtcaagagatctgcaacttcattcttcaattccttaataacccttgggtgtatgccatcagggcccggtgacttattgatctttaatttatcaatgaggtctg is a window of Tiliqua scincoides isolate rTilSci1 chromosome 5, rTilSci1.hap2, whole genome shotgun sequence DNA encoding:
- the LOC136654156 gene encoding zinc finger and SCAN domain-containing protein 20-like, coding for MAAGLEGHYQLDFQAVIPQDQAKLSQVKVEPDEPSAPEFGNVLDGEHAVPCPTWSAPSYATKFQEEVPQWPEQLKTSQALGETEHDPALKSPLLPPLSPGTDLEIYLATFERVAAVCRWPKAEWVTRLVWFLNRDAQQVYNSLDPRDAADYVKVKAAILRGDAVSTEARRQRFRQFHYQEAEGPRDACSLLWELGRCWLKPESQTKEQILELLVLEQFLKVLPEEMQRWVGECHPETCAQAVALAEEFQEGHFKAKPWEDQVSMYVKVKGTTPEMVYPGSLSGSPSSQLGLDGTSQEEGQSENELPGVPGKEPQDPQETATEALRASLRRKQRAVNWGEKETRAFLSVWGHERIQKTLQHQYQNEEVYKKVAAEMITMGYARNWEQCRQRAKDLRRGYKDVKDQNWRSGRGRQVWQYFEELDAILGPLFDQGNGSEGEDGADDSSGDSSMEGPTGFHLASLVEPTELNQSGIWAAGLTERMDIGQAVFQRAANWGEKETRDFLGIWGHKRIQRLLHQQHWNEDVYKEVSAEMAALGYGRDWEQCRQRAKDLRRGYKDSKDQNRHSARGRKVCQYYEELDAILGQGAETEAHCDASGTQSCADKSADDSGEGLSAQNASLVDVQDSDQIEMMTGSSEETEDSQVPSQRAVKWGEKETRDFLGLWGQDCVQSLLHHQHRNEEVYKKIAADMAILGYERDWEQCRQRAKDLRRGYQEAKGHNRRAGRGRQMWQYFEELDVILRRWHDTGSGHSEEEMALEGTDVDICAQGPPVSHGSSQIWATSPAKMPNLPEIQALQSTETEGSNQTEAVGSLSHAQRALRWGERETRDFLSIWGHESVQSQLHKQYRNEEVYKQIAVQMAALGYYRDWEQCRQRAKDLRRSYRDAKDQNRRCGRGRQVWQYFEELDAILGRWHGKGNRHNKREKAGSDTGLELCAGRTVLPCVPPQTTGTVLVQTQLQGLGKDGQMQSPEEGAKLDSPRRLVTGLTLGQPTSGSDGHLPSPCSRSKRS